The Nostoc sp. 'Lobaria pulmonaria (5183) cyanobiont' genome window below encodes:
- a CDS encoding DUF29 domain-containing protein codes for MTAIIDIKTLYESNYLQWLEETIKCLKNRQLADVDYENLIEELEDLAKNEKRRVRSLLEQIIRHLLLYQYWDLEKQRNANHWTAEIISFRNQVNEDLSANLRNYLEENLSIVYSNGLDYVKAKTNLTNLPELCPYTLEQILDKNWLP; via the coding sequence ATGACTGCAATCATCGACATAAAAACATTATATGAATCCAATTACCTGCAATGGTTAGAAGAGACTATTAAATGTCTCAAAAATCGACAATTAGCAGACGTTGACTATGAAAACTTAATAGAAGAATTGGAAGATTTGGCTAAAAATGAAAAAAGGCGAGTAAGAAGTTTATTGGAACAGATTATTAGACATTTATTACTTTATCAATATTGGGATTTAGAAAAGCAAAGAAATGCTAATCATTGGACTGCGGAAATTATTAGTTTTCGGAACCAAGTAAATGAAGATTTAAGTGCCAATTTACGCAATTATTTAGAGGAAAATTTGAGCATAGTTTATAGTAATGGCTTAGATTATGTTAAAGCTAAAACAAATTTAACCAATTTACCTGAATTATGTCCTTATACCTTAGAGCAAATTTTGGATAAAAAT
- a CDS encoding glycosyltransferase family 4 protein, translated as MRIAWIGKKSPFCGNVTYSREITNALLDRGHQVSFLHFAQEESEPDNWPNLREVSLPFIYKSQVYTIPTFKATKVLTDSLREIKPDVVHASLTLSPLDFFLPEICEELRLPLVATFHTPFAGKGAKLVSGTQLLAYQLYAPFLVNYDRVIVFSQIQRELLAGMGVREENIAVIPNGVDTTKYSPGLSKIKAEFKAERLFVYQGRIAPEKNVEALLRAWKQSAMAPGSKLLIVGDGPLKSSLEPFFGSEYGIIWLGFVADEDRRIEILRGADVFVLPSLVEGLSLSLLEGMSCGLACLATDVGADGEVLEKGAGVVISTKTARSQLRTLLPVLQDHPELTTLLGQKARQRVLDRYTLSKNISLLEELYKGVLAQRPLPLSRRA; from the coding sequence ATGCGTATAGCCTGGATTGGAAAAAAATCACCATTTTGCGGCAATGTCACCTACAGTCGAGAAATTACAAATGCCTTACTAGATAGGGGACATCAAGTTAGCTTTCTTCACTTCGCCCAGGAAGAGTCTGAACCTGATAATTGGCCAAATCTTCGAGAGGTTTCCTTACCTTTCATTTACAAGTCCCAGGTTTATACAATTCCCACTTTTAAAGCCACCAAAGTTTTAACCGATTCACTGCGGGAAATCAAACCAGACGTAGTCCATGCTTCCTTGACATTATCTCCTCTAGACTTTTTTCTACCGGAAATCTGTGAGGAATTGAGGTTGCCCCTAGTTGCCACTTTTCACACACCATTTGCTGGCAAGGGGGCAAAGCTGGTATCAGGAACACAACTTTTGGCTTATCAGCTCTACGCACCTTTTTTAGTTAACTACGATCGCGTGATTGTATTTTCTCAAATTCAGCGAGAATTATTGGCAGGGATGGGCGTAAGGGAAGAAAATATTGCCGTAATTCCCAATGGTGTTGATACCACCAAGTATTCTCCAGGACTTTCTAAAATAAAAGCAGAATTTAAAGCCGAACGCTTATTTGTTTATCAGGGTCGTATAGCGCCAGAGAAAAATGTCGAAGCTCTCCTCCGCGCTTGGAAGCAGTCGGCAATGGCGCCTGGTAGTAAGTTGCTAATTGTTGGCGACGGGCCTTTGAAGTCTTCCTTAGAGCCGTTTTTTGGTTCAGAATACGGCATTATCTGGTTGGGATTTGTCGCTGATGAAGACCGACGCATCGAAATTTTGCGGGGCGCAGATGTATTTGTTTTGCCTTCATTGGTAGAGGGTTTGTCCTTATCTCTGTTAGAAGGAATGTCGTGTGGGTTGGCTTGTTTAGCAACAGATGTGGGTGCAGATGGAGAAGTATTGGAAAAGGGCGCAGGTGTAGTTATTAGTACCAAAACAGCGCGATCGCAATTAAGAACTCTCTTGCCAGTGTTGCAAGACCATCCAGAGTTAACAACCTTACTAGGGCAAAAAGCTAGACAGCGTGTATTAGACCGCTATACCCTTAGTAAAAATATTAGTCTGCTGGAAGAACTTTATAAAGGAGTTTTAGCACAGCGACCTCTACCACTAAGTCGTAGAGCGTAA
- a CDS encoding MFS transporter, which produces MQPSDLDKKILPLSPNLAKKQNRVSDPTVRNHLSALSKSTPSQINGQEMSPKDVSQNDQSWTEEIPKTDLPSQSETQSEEKLTTAEVDSNGASNGHNLPVTTIPEKELPKLDGSGSGGEAIAGNVKQLGFLPVLKNPNFLALWGGQVFSQLADKVYLVLMIALINTQFQGSNQSISGWVSVLMMAFTIPAVLFGSVAGVFVDRWSKKAVLVATNIWRGILVLSIPFLLWLTHDWKPIGVLPVGFLIILGVTFLVSTLTQFFAPAEQAAIPLIVEEQDLLSANSLYTTTMMASVIVGFAVGEPLLAIADGLWLQIGGSGSLGKELLVGGSYAIAGLILFLLATKEKHHHPDTEFPHVFSDLRDGFAYLKANQRVRNALLQLIILFSVFAALTVLAVRMAEIIPNMKASQFGFLLAAGGVGIAGGAAILGQFGQRFSYTQLSLCGCMGMAASLIGLSVFTTQLWLVLLLVMLLGIFGALVGIPMQTAIQTETPPEMRGKVFGLQNNVINIALSLPLALAGVAETFLGLQVVFLGLAVIVFSGGILTWYNSHK; this is translated from the coding sequence ATGCAACCGTCTGATTTAGATAAGAAAATCCTGCCTTTGTCACCAAACCTCGCCAAAAAACAGAATAGGGTATCAGATCCTACAGTCAGAAATCACTTGAGTGCCCTTTCCAAGTCTACACCTAGTCAAATAAATGGCCAAGAAATGTCCCCAAAAGACGTTTCTCAAAACGATCAAAGTTGGACAGAGGAGATCCCAAAAACCGATCTTCCAAGCCAATCAGAAACACAATCAGAGGAAAAATTAACCACTGCTGAGGTAGATAGTAACGGCGCTAGCAATGGGCATAATTTGCCAGTAACCACTATCCCAGAAAAAGAATTACCGAAATTAGATGGATCTGGTTCAGGTGGAGAAGCTATTGCAGGGAATGTAAAACAGCTAGGATTTTTACCTGTATTAAAAAATCCTAATTTCTTGGCTCTTTGGGGCGGTCAAGTTTTTTCTCAACTAGCAGATAAAGTTTATTTAGTCTTGATGATTGCCTTGATTAATACTCAGTTTCAAGGAAGTAATCAGAGTATTAGTGGTTGGGTATCAGTCTTGATGATGGCTTTTACTATTCCAGCCGTATTGTTTGGTTCCGTTGCTGGTGTATTTGTCGATCGCTGGTCGAAAAAGGCTGTGCTGGTGGCAACAAATATTTGGCGTGGCATCCTGGTTTTGTCAATTCCCTTCCTACTGTGGTTGACTCATGACTGGAAACCCATAGGAGTGCTGCCAGTGGGTTTTTTAATCATTCTGGGTGTGACTTTTTTAGTTTCCACGCTGACACAGTTTTTTGCACCGGCGGAACAGGCGGCAATTCCCTTAATCGTAGAAGAACAGGATTTACTCTCGGCAAATTCACTTTATACGACAACGATGATGGCATCGGTGATTGTTGGGTTTGCTGTTGGAGAACCATTGTTAGCGATCGCTGATGGACTTTGGCTGCAAATTGGTGGTAGTGGTAGTTTGGGCAAAGAACTTTTAGTTGGTGGCAGTTATGCGATCGCTGGACTAATTTTGTTCCTCCTGGCAACTAAGGAAAAACACCACCACCCCGATACAGAATTCCCTCACGTATTCTCTGACTTGCGAGACGGTTTTGCCTATCTAAAAGCAAATCAGCGCGTCCGCAATGCTTTGCTTCAACTGATTATCTTGTTTTCTGTCTTTGCAGCATTAACTGTTTTAGCCGTTCGGATGGCGGAAATAATTCCTAACATGAAAGCCTCTCAGTTTGGCTTTTTACTAGCAGCTGGCGGTGTTGGCATCGCTGGTGGAGCAGCAATTCTCGGTCAATTTGGTCAACGCTTCTCCTATACTCAGCTAAGTCTGTGTGGTTGTATGGGTATGGCAGCATCCCTGATTGGTCTGTCAGTATTTACAACTCAACTGTGGCTCGTATTGTTACTGGTGATGCTCTTAGGTATCTTTGGGGCACTAGTGGGAATTCCCATGCAAACTGCAATCCAAACAGAAACACCTCCAGAAATGCGTGGTAAAGTTTTTGGCTTGCAGAACAATGTAATTAATATTGCCCTCTCCTTACCTTTAGCATTAGCTGGTGTCGCAGAAACCTTTCTGGGATTACAGGTAGTTTTTCTGGGATTAGCTGTGATCGTCTTTTCAGGAGGTATATTAACTTGGTATAACTCACACAAGTAG
- the recO gene encoding DNA repair protein RecO → MSRTYKATGINLKTQALGESDKIVTILTREFGLIRAVAPGSRKHNSSLGGRSGMFVVNELLIAKGRSLDKITQAQTLKTYPGLAKDLGKLAASQYLAEIVLCEALSEQPQEELYDLFNEHLHRLEAVSSANPSGVLAHLAHGVFHLLALAGLTPQVQICCLSQCSLKPNFTDPNWQVGFSIPAGGTVSLEARERLRKEGEREMRAERQRSRGAGEQGEINNQYPMPNVPSSMPNTQTIVVHRQEIPVISSRLGAMELALLQHLSQPEIMQIDGARDYDWLSVEQILRQYAQYQLGRPIRSATLIDSYFAANHDATV, encoded by the coding sequence ATGAGTAGAACCTACAAAGCAACTGGTATTAATCTTAAAACCCAGGCGCTAGGAGAATCGGATAAAATAGTGACGATTTTGACACGAGAATTCGGTCTAATTCGAGCCGTGGCTCCAGGATCACGTAAGCACAACTCCAGCCTGGGCGGTAGGAGTGGAATGTTCGTTGTGAATGAACTATTGATTGCCAAAGGGCGATCGCTTGATAAAATTACTCAAGCACAGACGTTAAAAACTTATCCTGGTTTAGCTAAAGATTTGGGAAAACTGGCTGCCAGTCAATATTTAGCAGAAATAGTTCTGTGTGAAGCTTTGAGCGAACAACCCCAAGAAGAACTTTATGATTTGTTCAATGAACATCTCCATCGCTTAGAGGCGGTGTCTAGTGCAAATCCATCTGGTGTTTTGGCTCATCTGGCTCATGGTGTATTTCACCTTTTAGCCTTAGCAGGACTGACGCCACAAGTGCAAATCTGCTGCCTATCTCAATGTTCCCTTAAGCCAAACTTCACAGACCCCAATTGGCAGGTAGGATTTAGCATCCCTGCGGGTGGAACGGTTTCCTTAGAAGCTAGGGAACGTTTACGAAAAGAGGGGGAGAGGGAGATGAGGGCAGAGAGGCAAAGGAGCAGGGGAGCAGGGGAGCAGGGGGAGATTAATAACCAATACCCCATGCCCAATGTCCCATCCTCCATGCCCAATACCCAAACAATTGTTGTGCATCGGCAAGAAATACCTGTGATTTCTAGTCGTTTGGGTGCTATGGAACTAGCTTTGCTTCAACATCTGTCACAACCAGAGATAATGCAAATTGATGGTGCTAGAGATTATGACTGGTTATCTGTTGAGCAGATTTTGCGCCAGTATGCTCAGTATCAATTAGGTCGCCCTATCCGCTCTGCTACCTTGATCGACTCTTATTTTGCTGCCAACCATGATGCAACCGTCTGA
- the deoC gene encoding deoxyribose-phosphate aldolase: protein MAADYPDIDIAPFIDHSLLMPTATPEQVEQWCEEAYRFNFAAVCLFPANVKQAVELLHGKDPKVCTVIGFPSGATTSAVKLYEAQEAADSGATELDVVMNLGWLKAGKTEEVHREIAEICEETGQTVKVILETNLLTDTEKKIAAEIAMEAGAAFLKTSTGWNGGATVADVRLLQELAKERVGIKASGGIHTINQALDLIVAGATRLGTSRGMDLIRQRDNLGKGE from the coding sequence ATGGCAGCAGACTATCCAGACATTGATATTGCGCCATTTATCGATCACTCCCTGTTAATGCCAACGGCTACTCCAGAGCAGGTTGAGCAATGGTGTGAAGAAGCATATAGATTCAACTTTGCGGCGGTTTGTCTGTTCCCCGCTAATGTTAAGCAAGCAGTCGAACTCCTCCACGGTAAAGACCCCAAAGTCTGTACGGTGATAGGATTTCCTTCTGGTGCAACAACTTCAGCCGTGAAACTGTATGAAGCTCAAGAAGCGGCGGATAGTGGGGCCACTGAGTTGGATGTGGTTATGAACTTGGGCTGGTTGAAAGCTGGCAAAACTGAAGAAGTCCACCGGGAGATTGCCGAAATTTGCGAAGAGACTGGGCAAACGGTCAAGGTAATTTTGGAAACTAACCTGTTGACAGATACAGAGAAAAAAATAGCTGCTGAAATAGCTATGGAGGCGGGAGCAGCATTCTTAAAAACTAGTACAGGTTGGAATGGTGGTGCCACAGTGGCAGATGTGCGACTTTTGCAGGAATTGGCAAAAGAAAGGGTAGGAATTAAGGCTTCAGGTGGTATACACACTATCAATCAAGCCCTAGACTTAATCGTAGCGGGTGCTACTAGATTAGGCACATCTCGCGGTATGGATTTGATCCGTCAGCGCGATAACTTGGGAAAGGGTGAATAG
- a CDS encoding DNA cytosine methyltransferase, translated as MSDHPCIFSFFAGSGFLDLGFETSGFNIVYVNEIFAPFIAAYRHSREVLKMRSPEYGYHHGEAADVTKLIVGKEVQHLKKLVKDCRKSHNIIGFIGGPPCPDFSIGGKNRGGLGENGKLSASYIELICQNIPDFFLFENVKGLWKTTKHRLFFESLKQQLHEAGYILTERLINAIEYGVPQDRERIILIGFKNNLIQDIGIKVGTEKLLTERCFPWDNYILYPHEKVFAYPWRKCEPFQENSLIPCPDGIPEELTVEYWFRKNNVLKHPNAENCFQPRAGITRFAAIDEGDDSKKSFKRLHRWRYSPTACYGNNEVHLHPYKVRRISVAEALAIQSLPANFVLPENMSLTNMFKTIGNGVPYLASQALAQTIINFLGNSVKNTVDLPSITTTKG; from the coding sequence ATGAGCGATCACCCTTGTATTTTCTCTTTTTTTGCTGGCTCAGGTTTCCTCGATTTAGGTTTTGAAACTAGCGGTTTTAATATTGTTTATGTTAATGAAATCTTCGCCCCATTCATCGCCGCCTATCGCCATTCACGAGAAGTTCTGAAAATGCGATCGCCTGAATATGGATATCATCACGGTGAAGCAGCAGATGTAACAAAACTTATTGTCGGAAAGGAAGTACAACACCTGAAAAAATTAGTCAAAGACTGCCGCAAATCTCATAATATAATTGGTTTCATCGGTGGGCCTCCTTGTCCTGATTTTTCTATTGGTGGGAAAAATAGAGGAGGTTTGGGAGAGAATGGTAAGCTTTCCGCTTCATACATTGAATTAATTTGCCAAAACATTCCCGACTTCTTTTTATTCGAGAACGTTAAGGGTTTATGGAAGACAACAAAACACCGTTTATTTTTTGAATCCCTCAAGCAACAATTACACGAAGCAGGCTATATATTAACAGAACGACTAATTAATGCTATCGAATATGGCGTACCCCAGGATAGAGAAAGAATTATTTTAATTGGTTTCAAAAATAATTTGATTCAGGATATAGGAATAAAAGTCGGTACTGAAAAGTTACTAACTGAGAGGTGTTTTCCTTGGGATAATTATATTTTATATCCTCACGAAAAAGTTTTTGCCTACCCCTGGCGTAAGTGTGAACCATTCCAAGAAAATTCTCTAATACCTTGTCCTGATGGCATACCTGAAGAACTAACAGTTGAATACTGGTTTAGAAAAAATAACGTTCTGAAACATCCTAATGCTGAAAACTGTTTTCAACCAAGGGCAGGTATCACAAGATTTGCTGCTATTGATGAAGGAGATGATTCTAAAAAGTCTTTCAAGCGTCTGCATAGATGGCGTTACTCTCCGACAGCTTGCTATGGAAATAATGAAGTACATTTACATCCTTACAAAGTCCGGCGAATTTCTGTAGCAGAAGCTTTAGCTATCCAATCTTTGCCTGCAAATTTTGTACTTCCAGAAAATATGTCACTTACTAATATGTTTAAAACTATTGGTAACGGTGTCCCATATTTGGCATCCCAGGCATTAGCTCAAACTATTATTAACTTCTTAGGAAATAGTGTAAAAAACACCGTTGATCTTCCTAGTATTACTACTACTAAGGGTTAA
- a CDS encoding glycosyltransferase family 4 protein, with protein MRILIYSYNYYPEPIGIAPLMTELAEGLVKRGHEVRVVTAMPNYPERQIYQEYRGKWYVNEYKNGVQIQRSYVWIRPQPNLLDRVLLDASFVVTSFVPALIGWRPDVILSTSPSLPSCVPVALLGWLRACPVILNLQDILPEAAVHVGLLKNKLLIRLFTLLEKFAYSSASKISVIADGFVDNLRSKGVEADKIVQIPNWVDVNFIRPLPKEDNAFRTAHNLNGKFVVLYSGNIALTQGLESVVKAASVLRHIPDIVFVIVGEAKGLQRLQQECLDCGADNVLLLPFQPRKDLPQMLAAADVGLVVQKKNVVSFNMPSKIQVLLASGGALIASVPDNGTAARAIRQSGGGVIVPPEDPQALAMAILDLYQNPEKVKTLGYKSRQYAVEQYAFEQALNQYESLCYSLTAERRAIQSTGIVTKQEV; from the coding sequence ATGCGGATTTTAATTTACTCCTACAACTACTATCCAGAACCGATTGGTATTGCCCCACTGATGACTGAATTAGCAGAGGGACTAGTGAAACGTGGGCATGAAGTGCGTGTAGTTACCGCTATGCCCAACTACCCTGAGCGGCAAATTTACCAGGAATATCGGGGCAAATGGTATGTCAACGAATATAAAAATGGCGTTCAAATTCAACGCAGTTACGTTTGGATTCGCCCACAACCCAACCTATTAGATCGGGTGTTATTAGATGCTAGTTTCGTAGTCACTAGCTTTGTACCCGCCCTCATCGGTTGGCGCCCAGATGTGATTCTCTCAACATCGCCATCCTTGCCAAGCTGTGTACCAGTTGCGCTTTTAGGATGGTTACGTGCTTGTCCTGTGATTTTAAATCTACAAGATATCTTACCAGAAGCAGCCGTCCATGTCGGTCTGCTGAAAAATAAATTACTTATCCGGTTGTTTACATTATTGGAAAAATTTGCCTACAGCAGTGCCAGTAAAATTAGCGTCATTGCTGATGGGTTTGTGGACAATTTGCGCTCTAAGGGCGTAGAAGCTGACAAAATTGTGCAAATTCCCAATTGGGTTGATGTAAATTTTATTCGTCCTTTGCCTAAAGAAGATAATGCTTTCCGCACAGCACATAATCTAAACGGCAAATTTGTAGTACTGTATTCTGGTAACATTGCCCTAACCCAAGGCTTAGAAAGCGTTGTCAAAGCTGCTTCTGTGTTGCGCCATATCCCAGATATTGTCTTTGTCATCGTTGGAGAGGCAAAAGGTCTACAGCGATTGCAACAGGAATGTCTAGACTGCGGCGCAGATAATGTGTTGTTACTGCCATTTCAACCCCGCAAAGATTTGCCACAAATGTTAGCAGCTGCGGATGTTGGTTTAGTGGTGCAAAAGAAAAATGTTGTATCCTTCAATATGCCGTCAAAAATTCAAGTGCTACTTGCTAGTGGAGGGGCCTTAATTGCCTCTGTCCCCGACAATGGTACGGCAGCAAGAGCCATTAGGCAAAGTGGCGGCGGAGTTATTGTTCCTCCAGAAGATCCCCAAGCTTTAGCAATGGCAATTTTAGATTTGTACCAAAACCCCGAAAAAGTCAAAACTCTGGGTTACAAAAGTCGCCAATATGCCGTTGAGCAATATGCTTTTGAGCAAGCTTTAAATCAGTATGAGTCTTTGTGTTACTCATTGACAGCAGAACGTAGAGCAATTCAGTCTACAGGGATAGTTACGAAACAAGAAGTTTAA
- the rsfS gene encoding ribosome silencing factor, whose amino-acid sequence MTDYFQGNFPLQSVPLTKSAVISHGETEEASEKLAATIAIAASDRKAGEILLLKVAEVSYLADYFVMMTGYSKVQVRAIAQAIEGKVETELQRRPLRTEGKVEGSWVLQDYGDVIVHIMMPKEREFYNLEAFWIHAERISLPESDEGEGKPT is encoded by the coding sequence ATGACTGATTATTTCCAAGGAAATTTCCCATTGCAATCTGTCCCACTGACGAAGAGTGCGGTAATAAGCCACGGCGAAACCGAAGAGGCGAGCGAAAAATTAGCTGCAACGATCGCGATTGCGGCATCAGACCGCAAAGCAGGTGAGATTTTATTGCTCAAAGTAGCAGAGGTATCTTATCTAGCTGATTACTTTGTGATGATGACTGGCTATTCTAAGGTACAGGTCAGGGCGATCGCTCAAGCAATTGAAGGAAAAGTCGAAACTGAGTTGCAACGGCGTCCCTTAAGGACAGAAGGAAAAGTCGAGGGAAGTTGGGTACTACAAGACTACGGTGATGTGATCGTTCACATCATGATGCCCAAAGAACGGGAGTTTTATAATTTAGAAGCGTTCTGGATTCATGCAGAGCGTATTTCCCTTCCAGAATCTGATGAGGGTGAGGGTAAGCCAACATGA
- a CDS encoding CGLD27 family protein produces the protein MIKSSVSNCPVPTDQQPLNEYEELKTSWLFRDTTLDWREYITKLVWIWGLSWLFAGPIAAASFPPHKYIAHFLLCGAAGASVGLVLILVRLYLGWFYVCDRLCSPTVFYEESGWYDGQTWTKPQEVLNRDRLIVAYEIKPILRRLQFTFAGLAGMYVIGTIGWHLF, from the coding sequence ATGATTAAGTCTTCGGTTTCAAACTGCCCAGTTCCTACAGACCAACAACCACTCAATGAATACGAAGAGTTAAAAACTTCCTGGCTGTTTCGTGATACTACTTTAGATTGGCGCGAGTATATCACGAAACTTGTTTGGATTTGGGGTTTATCTTGGCTTTTTGCTGGGCCGATAGCTGCGGCAAGTTTTCCCCCTCACAAGTATATTGCACATTTTCTTCTGTGCGGTGCAGCTGGAGCAAGTGTTGGGTTAGTGCTGATACTGGTAAGGTTGTACTTAGGCTGGTTCTACGTGTGCGATCGCCTTTGTAGTCCCACAGTATTTTATGAAGAGTCCGGCTGGTACGACGGTCAAACTTGGACAAAGCCACAGGAAGTCCTCAACCGCGATCGCTTAATTGTTGCATACGAAATCAAACCCATTTTGCGACGGTTACAATTTACCTTTGCTGGCTTGGCGGGAATGTACGTTATTGGTACTATAGGTTGGCATTTGTTTTAA
- a CDS encoding asparaginase: MTMGKRTQATALEVRLLREGIIESRHIVQAVVCDERGRVLTVAGNSETAAFIRSALKPFQALAVTTTGTLERYQLSDRDLAIITSSHKGRIDQVRQVFNILWRADLDPTILQCPIPEGKHSPLEYNCSGKHAGMLAVCQQRHWPLNNYLDRKHPIQQLILGKVAELLRMPAAEFISAHDDCGAPTYLMQLGHMASLYALLASSTNLDMERIVRAMTHHPAMVAGDGEFDTELMRLTPGELVSKTGAEGVQCIGRLGEGLGLAIKVMDGAKRAKYAVAIHLLQQMGWISPSAAESLSEKFVTLGKYKRLEVIGELSFL; the protein is encoded by the coding sequence ATGACAATGGGAAAACGAACTCAAGCCACAGCACTGGAAGTCCGGTTGCTGCGGGAAGGTATTATTGAATCCAGGCATATAGTCCAAGCTGTTGTCTGCGACGAACGAGGACGGGTTCTAACCGTTGCTGGAAATTCTGAAACTGCTGCATTTATCCGTTCAGCCCTCAAACCATTTCAGGCACTGGCTGTCACCACAACAGGTACACTGGAACGCTATCAACTCAGCGATCGCGACTTAGCAATTATCACAAGTTCCCATAAAGGAAGAATAGATCAAGTCCGACAGGTATTTAACATCCTTTGGCGGGCGGATCTTGACCCAACTATACTCCAGTGTCCAATTCCTGAAGGCAAACACAGTCCTTTGGAATACAATTGCTCTGGAAAACATGCGGGAATGTTAGCTGTTTGTCAGCAACGCCATTGGCCCTTGAATAATTACTTGGATCGCAAGCACCCAATACAGCAGTTAATTTTGGGCAAAGTAGCAGAGTTGCTGCGAATGCCAGCAGCAGAATTTATCAGCGCTCATGACGACTGTGGCGCACCAACTTATCTGATGCAACTCGGTCACATGGCATCTTTATATGCACTGTTGGCCTCTAGTACCAACTTGGATATGGAGCGCATCGTCCGTGCCATGACTCATCACCCCGCAATGGTAGCAGGAGATGGAGAATTTGATACGGAACTGATGCGCTTAACTCCAGGAGAACTAGTCAGTAAAACTGGTGCCGAAGGAGTGCAGTGCATTGGTAGACTCGGTGAAGGCTTGGGATTGGCAATCAAAGTCATGGATGGGGCAAAACGGGCAAAATATGCCGTTGCTATTCACTTACTCCAGCAAATGGGGTGGATTAGTCCCAGCGCCGCCGAAAGCCTCTCAGAAAAGTTTGTCACCTTGGGAAAATACAAGCGTTTAGAAGTAATTGGAGAATTATCATTTTTGTAG